CCAATTAAACATTGGCATAAAGTTTTCAGGAAAAATGGCTCGATGTTGATTGATTTGTTGAAAGATTTTGCTTTGAATTGCATTCAAATCTTTACCAAATAATGATTGAAAATTTTTAGCCAAAAAATGATCAATCATAATATCTGATACAATGCCTTTATAAAGTCCGAAGCTATCTCGTAGTAATCTAGCGGTTAAACTAGCTTGCCTGTCGCAAATTTTATCAATTAGGCGGTGCAATACGACACCGCTTTTTAAATCATCAGCTAAGTCAAGGTTGTGAATTAAGCCTTTATAAAAATCGCCGGAAAAATTGCCATATAAGGTTTGCTGGTTGGTTTTTGCATCAATTTCAAACGAAATTAATGAGTGAGCAAGAAAATTCATTTATGCCCCGAGTTCTGTTTGCTGATATTCATATCCAAACTCGTTCGTTTCCCCTTTCGCCACAAATTCAAACAAATGCGTAATGCAGTTTGGGGCGTCGCTGTCTTGGTGAGACACAAATAAAAGCTGTGTTTGGCTGTTATTGACAAGCTGTTCGATAAACTGTTTCACCAGTTTGCGGTTAATGCCGTCCAAGCCTTGCAGCGGTTCGTCCAAAATCAAAATCGGCGGGTGTTTGACCATCGCTCGGGTAATCAGTAGCAAGCGTTGTTGTCCCCACGAGAGCGAGCGGAACGGTTTTTTCGCCACACTCGCCAAATTCAACCGTTCCAGCCACTCCATCGCTTTGAGCTGTAAGCTGTTCGGGATCTGCTGATAAACGCCAATACTGTCGAAAAAGCCGGAAATAATCACATCAATCGCTGCACAATTTACCCGATAATCCATATGTAATTGGCTGCTGACGTAGCCGATGTTTTTCTTAATATCCCAAATGGTTTCGCCGCTGCCTCGTTGGCGACCGAACAGGCGGACTTTATTGGCATACGATTGTGGATGATCGCCGGTGATAATTGAAAGCAGGGTCGATTTACCCGCCCCATTTGGTCCTTTAATCCACCAATGTTGTTTAGGGTGAACTGTCCAGCTGAGATTATCTAAAATCTTCTTCTCTCCATATTGGATATTCACATTTTCCAGCTCAAACGGATTGATATTTTCAGGTAGAGAAGTAAGTGGAGCAGCACTTTCCGGCAGTGGCACATTTACATTTTCTTCTGCAAATTTTAGCTGAGAATAGACCGCTTGTTGTTCGATTTCTGCTCGTTTTCCTTGCAAAATCAGCGACAAGTTATCTAATAAGGCAATATGATTAGCAGCATCAGGAATGTCATTGAAACGATTTACAATCAGCACTAATGCCATTTTAGCGGGAAGCTCGGAAATTAATTGCGTCCAATACTGTACGGATTGCTGATCTAAACCCTCAAAAGGCTCGTCTAAAATCAGCAAATCAGGATCGCTCACCAACATTTGGCAAAATAGCACCTTGCGACTTTCGCCGGTGGAGAGATGAATAAAAGGGCGATCCAGTAAGTGCTGAATATGCAGTTTTGCTGCATATTCCTCACATAATGCGGTTTTAGAGCTACCGTTTAAAATCACTTGGCGTGCGGTTAAGCCGAAATCATCGGGCGAGATAGTATCGTTGTTACGATCTTTGAAAATCTGCTCAATAATTTTTTGTTGTTGCTCGAAAGAGAGTAGCTGAATATTTTGAAAGCGGTTTTCATATTGCCCTGAATATAGCGAGAGTTTGCCTTGTAAGGCAAGAGAAAAAGCCGTTTTGCCAGAGCCGTTGCCGCCTACAATCACCCAAAAGGTATTTGGTTGAATAGTGAGTTCATCAATGGTTAGCTTTTGATGTTTAGCAAGCGAAAACTGAGCCTCTTTAATGGTTAAATGTTGTGAGTGCATATTTATTTTTCTCTGAAATTAAAGTTGTTCGCCTACTTTAAACCAATCCGCTCTACCATTGAGGAAATCTTGTACCGACATTGGTTTTTTGCCCGCCGGTTGAAGTTGGGTAATATTCAACACACCGTCTTGAGTGGCAATTTGAATGCCGGTTTTATCTACATTCACTACTGAACCCGCTACTTTATTTTGGTGAGGTAAAACATTGGCTTGGTGGATTTTGATGCTTTGTTCAATTCCTTCCACCTCTAACGTTAAAAAACTAATAGGCCACGGGTTGAAGGCTCGGATATTACGCTCTAGCTGTATAGCAGATAAATTCCAATCCAATTTTGCTTCTTCTTTAGAAAGTTTCTCCGCATAGTTAGATTGGCTTTCGTCTTGCTTTTGTGCTTTGAATGTCTGATTTTCTAAGCCATTTAATACCTCAAGTAACGCAGGAGGAGCAAGCTCGGCAAGTTTGGCGTAAAGTGAGGCGGAGGTTTCATTAGGCTCAATCGGTGTTGTTACTTTATGTAGCATATCGCCAGTGTCTAAGCCGATATCCATTTGCATAATGGTTACACCCGTCTCTTTATCTCCTGCCCAAATAGAACGTTGAATTGGGGCAGCTCCACGCCAACGTGGCAAGAGTGAACCGTGAACATTTAAGCAACCATATTTAGGGGCATTTAATACCACTTCAGGCAATATTAAACCGTAAGCTACAACCACCATTACATCTGCATTTAAGGATTTAAGTTCTGCTTGAGCTTCTTCTTTACGGAGCGATTTCGGTTGAAAAACCGGAATGTTATGAGCTTCAGCAAGCTGTTTTACCGGGCTTGCTTGTAATTTTTTGCCTCGTCCAGCCGGTTTATCCGGTTGGGTGTAAACGGCAATCACGTTATGTTCGGAATTTAATAAAGCTTGTAAATGTTGAGCGGCAAAATCAGGCGTGCCGGCAAAGATAATATTGAGTTTTGACATAGTATATTTGTTCAAGTTATCAATGAAAGGGGTATTAAACCATTAAACAGCACAAATAAAAAGTGGCTTTAATGTGGTATTATTACAAGGTTAAAATTAAGAGATGCAAACAATGGAATTTTTTATCCCCAAAGCGGATACAATTTTTGAAGAAGAGATCAAAAAAAGCCGTTTTATTACCTATATTCGCCATACTGAGGGTATGGAGTACGCTAAAGCCTTTTGGCAAGAGATGAAAGTGTTGCATCCACACGCCCGCCATTGGTGCTGGGCAACGGTTGCCGGTACGCCGAATGATTCCCAACAATACGGTTTTTCCGATGATGGCGAGCCGTCCGGCACGGCAGGTAAACCAATGTTAAATTATTTGCTCGGTTCAGGCTTGGGCGAAATTACTGCGGTGGTGGTGCGATATTACGGAGGCATTCAGCTGGGTACGGGCGGATTGGTGAAAGCCTACGGTAACGGTGTTCAGCAGGCATTATTGCAGCTGGAACGAATTCGTAAAGTTTTGCGAAAAAACTACCGCTTGCAGTGTGAATATGAGCAGTTTAATACCATTTCGCATCTAATTAGCGGACGAGATATTGATATTATAGAGCAGCATTTTGGGGAGAAAGTGGATTTATTGCTTGCTTTCAACCCAACAGAATTTGAGCCATTTTCTGAAGAGCTTACCCAGCGTTTTTCGGGCAAATTGACTTTAATTAAAGAAGACATCTAAGTTATGCAATTTTTTTCCATTATTCGTATTGTCGGCATTTTAGTGATGTGCTTTTCGTTCACAATGCTTGTGCCGGCAACGGTTGCCCTGATCTATGGTGATGGCGGTGGGCGAGCCTTTTTAGAAGCCTTTGTGCTGAATTTTTTAGTCGGCACACTGCTTTGGTGGTTGTGTCGCCATAACAAAAATGAGCTACGATCTCGAGAAGGTTTTTTAATTGTGGTGCTGTTCTGGGTAGTGCTAGGGCTACTGGGGGCTGTGCCTTTTATTATTTTAGAAAATCCTGATCTCAACGTAGTGGAATCGATTTTTGAATCTTTTTCCGGCTTAACTACCACAGGGGCAACGGTGATTACAGGGCTAGATAGTCTCCCGAAAGCGATTTTGTTCTACCGCCAATTCTTACAATGGCTCGGCGGAATGGGGATCATCGTATTAGCGGTAGCAATTATCCCATTACTGGGTATTGGTGGAATGCAGCTCTACCGTGCCGAAATGCCAGGTCCGCTTAAAGAGCAAAAGATGCGACCTCGCATTGCCGAAACGGCTAAGGCACTATGGCTCATTTATTTAAGTTTAACCTTATTGTGTGCTTTTGTTTTTTGGCTGGCTGGAATGAGTGCTTTTGATGCGATTTCACATAGCTTTTCTACCGTTTCGATTGGCGGATTTTCCACTCACGATGCCAGTATCGGCTATTTCAACAGCCCGGTGATTAACTATATTACTGTCTTTTTCTTACTGCTTTCCGCTTGTAACTTTGCTTTGCATTTTGCAGTAATTGACCGCTTGCGTGATAAGCAATCCAGAAAAAGAGGGGATATCCTAAGTCGTCTTTACTGGGGGGATTATGAATTCCGCTTCTTCTTAATTGTGCAATTTGGACTGTTTTTGATTTGTACAACAGTGCTGATGGCGTACAGTTATTTTGATACCGCTTCGGTAACTATTAGCCAAGCGTTGTTTCAATCGGTTTCAATTTCTACCACCGCAGGTTTTACCACCAATGATTTCAGCCAATGGTCTTCTTTTTTACCGACTTTATTGGTGCTTGCCTCGTTTATTGGTGGTTGTGCCGGCTCAACAGGTGGTGGTTTGAAAGTAATCCGTGTGTTACTGCTTTATTTACAAAGTAAGCGAGAAATCCATCGTTACATTCACCCGAATGTTATTCAACCAATCAAATTAGGCAAACACGTGCTTTCGGAACGTGTTGTGGACGGCATCTGGGCATTTTTCTCTGCTTATTTTTTTGTATTTGTGATTTGCTGGCTAGGTTCTATTGCCTGCGGAATGGAAACCTTTGATGCCTTAAATGCGGTTATTGCCACGCTCAACAACTTAGGTCCTGCATTAGGTAATGTGAGTAGCAACTTCACCCAAGTACCGGACAGTGCAAAATTAGTGCTCACTTTTGCGATGGTATGCGGGCGTTTGGAAGTATTTACTTTACTGGTTATTTTAAGCCCTGTATTTTGGAAAGACTAATGAAAACCTTAATTCTCTATTTTACGACCGATGGTCAAACAAAAAAGATTGCCGAACGATTGGCAGATAGCATTACGCACGACGTTGAGTTGATTTCTCTGAAAGATCAAGCGGTCGATTTTGGTGAAAAAATTGCAAATGCCGATCAAATTGTGATTGGTGCTTCCATTCGCTATGGGCATTTTAACCCGCTGGTTTATCAGTTTGTGGAACAGCATTATGTGGTGTTAAATCAGAAGAAAACAGCTTTTTATGGCGTAAATCTGACCGCTCGTAAAGCGAACCGCAATACGCCGGAAACCAATACCTACATTCGAAAGTTCCTCGCTAAAATCAAATGGCAACCAACACAGGTGGAAGTGTTCGCCGGAGCGTTATTCTATCCACGATACAATCTGTTCGACCGTGTGATGATCCGCTTTATTATGAAGATCACCAAAGGCGAAACGGATACCAGCAAAGAGTATGAATATACGGATTGGCAAAAAGTGGAGAGTTTTGGTGAAAAATTAAACTTTCAGTGATTGTAAATATGATCTAAATCAAAGAAGTGTAAAGTTTATATAAATTTTAGCAATTTTGATTATAATAGCCGCCCACCAGATCCTTGATGGGTCACAATTCAAAATCTTAATTTCTAAATTAAAGGAAAGCTAAATGAGCATTTTAAAAGAGTTCCGTGAATTTGCGGTAAAAGGTAACGTTGTAGATATGGCTGTCGGTGTGATTATCGGCGGTGCATTCGGTAAAATTGTTTCATCATTAGTAAGTGATGTTATTATGCCACCAATCGGTATGTTAATTGGTGGGGTAGATTTTAAAGATCTCGCTATCGTGTTAAAAGAAGCACAAGGTGAAGCAGAAGCAGTAACGTTAAAATACGGTGCATTTATCCAAAATGTATTTGATTTCTTAATCATTGCAATTGCAGTATTTGGTATGGTAAAAGTACTCAATTC
The sequence above is a segment of the Mannheimia bovis genome. Coding sequences within it:
- the modF gene encoding molybdate ABC transporter ATP-binding protein ModF produces the protein MHSQHLTIKEAQFSLAKHQKLTIDELTIQPNTFWVIVGGNGSGKTAFSLALQGKLSLYSGQYENRFQNIQLLSFEQQQKIIEQIFKDRNNDTISPDDFGLTARQVILNGSSKTALCEEYAAKLHIQHLLDRPFIHLSTGESRKVLFCQMLVSDPDLLILDEPFEGLDQQSVQYWTQLISELPAKMALVLIVNRFNDIPDAANHIALLDNLSLILQGKRAEIEQQAVYSQLKFAEENVNVPLPESAAPLTSLPENINPFELENVNIQYGEKKILDNLSWTVHPKQHWWIKGPNGAGKSTLLSIITGDHPQSYANKVRLFGRQRGSGETIWDIKKNIGYVSSQLHMDYRVNCAAIDVIISGFFDSIGVYQQIPNSLQLKAMEWLERLNLASVAKKPFRSLSWGQQRLLLITRAMVKHPPILILDEPLQGLDGINRKLVKQFIEQLVNNSQTQLLFVSHQDSDAPNCITHLFEFVAKGETNEFGYEYQQTELGA
- a CDS encoding ACP phosphodiesterase — its product is MNFLAHSLISFEIDAKTNQQTLYGNFSGDFYKGLIHNLDLADDLKSGVVLHRLIDKICDRQASLTARLLRDSFGLYKGIVSDIMIDHFLAKNFQSLFGKDLNAIQSKIFQQINQHRAIFPENFMPMFNWLETRNALSSYADLVFLEKVFLGMSSRVKKGEILRNAVSEIQKNYTLLEEMSIKEFFIVKERAIQEFSKIL
- the fmt gene encoding methionyl-tRNA formyltransferase; this encodes MSKLNIIFAGTPDFAAQHLQALLNSEHNVIAVYTQPDKPAGRGKKLQASPVKQLAEAHNIPVFQPKSLRKEEAQAELKSLNADVMVVVAYGLILPEVVLNAPKYGCLNVHGSLLPRWRGAAPIQRSIWAGDKETGVTIMQMDIGLDTGDMLHKVTTPIEPNETSASLYAKLAELAPPALLEVLNGLENQTFKAQKQDESQSNYAEKLSKEEAKLDWNLSAIQLERNIRAFNPWPISFLTLEVEGIEQSIKIHQANVLPHQNKVAGSVVNVDKTGIQIATQDGVLNITQLQPAGKKPMSVQDFLNGRADWFKVGEQL
- a CDS encoding TrkH family potassium uptake protein, translating into MQFFSIIRIVGILVMCFSFTMLVPATVALIYGDGGGRAFLEAFVLNFLVGTLLWWLCRHNKNELRSREGFLIVVLFWVVLGLLGAVPFIILENPDLNVVESIFESFSGLTTTGATVITGLDSLPKAILFYRQFLQWLGGMGIIVLAVAIIPLLGIGGMQLYRAEMPGPLKEQKMRPRIAETAKALWLIYLSLTLLCAFVFWLAGMSAFDAISHSFSTVSIGGFSTHDASIGYFNSPVINYITVFFLLLSACNFALHFAVIDRLRDKQSRKRGDILSRLYWGDYEFRFFLIVQFGLFLICTTVLMAYSYFDTASVTISQALFQSVSISTTAGFTTNDFSQWSSFLPTLLVLASFIGGCAGSTGGGLKVIRVLLLYLQSKREIHRYIHPNVIQPIKLGKHVLSERVVDGIWAFFSAYFFVFVICWLGSIACGMETFDALNAVIATLNNLGPALGNVSSNFTQVPDSAKLVLTFAMVCGRLEVFTLLVILSPVFWKD
- the hemG gene encoding menaquinone-dependent protoporphyrinogen IX dehydrogenase, producing the protein MKTLILYFTTDGQTKKIAERLADSITHDVELISLKDQAVDFGEKIANADQIVIGASIRYGHFNPLVYQFVEQHYVVLNQKKTAFYGVNLTARKANRNTPETNTYIRKFLAKIKWQPTQVEVFAGALFYPRYNLFDRVMIRFIMKITKGETDTSKEYEYTDWQKVESFGEKLNFQ
- the mscL gene encoding large-conductance mechanosensitive channel protein MscL, which gives rise to MSILKEFREFAVKGNVVDMAVGVIIGGAFGKIVSSLVSDVIMPPIGMLIGGVDFKDLAIVLKEAQGEAEAVTLKYGAFIQNVFDFLIIAIAVFGMVKVLNSLKKAPVEEPKAPAEPTAEEKLLTEIRDLLKK
- a CDS encoding YigZ family protein; translation: MEFFIPKADTIFEEEIKKSRFITYIRHTEGMEYAKAFWQEMKVLHPHARHWCWATVAGTPNDSQQYGFSDDGEPSGTAGKPMLNYLLGSGLGEITAVVVRYYGGIQLGTGGLVKAYGNGVQQALLQLERIRKVLRKNYRLQCEYEQFNTISHLISGRDIDIIEQHFGEKVDLLLAFNPTEFEPFSEELTQRFSGKLTLIKEDI